The nucleotide window GATTATATTGGAAAAAATGCGTATCTTCCTCTCATAATTTACTCATTAAGTTCGCACCTTTTTTTGTGTACGAAATAATAAGAGGTTTTTAAAATATGGCAAAAGTGCTGGAAATAGAATTTAAAGGCGGCAGAAAAGAGTTTTTTTCAAACCCTCAGGAATTTCCCTTTATCACAGGAGATCTTGTAATTGTTGATGTTGACAAAGGAGAAGATCTTGGAAGTGTAGTAAATATGGGCAGCCTTGTTGATAAACGCGTGGGAGATATAGAACTCAGGCCTGTAAACCGCAAACCAGGACCAAAGGATGTTGTACAATTTGAGGAGAATCTGGATCTTGAAGAAGAGGCTTTTGTTGACTGCAGGAAACGGATTGAAGAACACGGGCTTTCAATGAAGCTCGTTGATGTTGAATACCAGTTTGACAGGAAAAAAATAACATTTTATTTTACGGCTGATAACCGTGTAGATTTCAGAGAGCTTGTAAGGGATCTTGCAGGCAGGTACAGAACCAGAATTGAACTCCGTCAGATTGGCGTAAGAGATGAAGCTAAACGTATCGGAGGAATCGGAGTTTGCGGCAAACCGCTGTGCTGCTCAATGTTTTTACGCAGTTTTGAACCTGTTATTACCCAATGTGCAAAAGATCAGAATCTTGCGCTTAATCCGACAAAACTTTCAGGAGCATGCGGCAGGCTTATGTGCTGCCTCAGATACGAGCGGGATTTTTACCTTGAGGTCCTTCAGCGATATCCTGAAATAGGTTCAAAGATTAAAACGCCCAAGGGTACGGGTGTTTTGGAAAAGATAGATGTTATTAATGAAAATGCAGTAATCCGTTACGAAAGCGGGGAAGAGAGCATACTCTGTTTCGATGATTTTAATGAAATGCTTGAAAAGAATAAAAAAGAAACAATCGGTAAAAAGATCTGGAATAAAAAGAAAAAGAATAAAGATAGAATAAATGACAATGTACAGGATTAAAAATGGCAGGCAAAGAATTTAAACGCATACTTGTAACAAGTGCTCTCCCCTATGCAAACGGCCCTCTGCATCTCGGGCATATTGCCGGAGCATACCTACCGGCTGATATTTATGTAAGATATCAGAAGTTAAAGAACAGGGAGGTTGTATATATCTGCGGTTCAGATGAACATGGAGTACCAATTACTGTGACAGCTGATAAAGAGGGCATATCTCCTCAGGATGTTGTTGACAGATATCATTCAATGAATAAAGAGGGTTTTGAAAATCTTGGGATAGATTTTGACCACTATTCAAGAACGTCCCTTCCTATTCACCATAAAACCGCACGGGAATTTTTTACTCTGCTTGACGAAAAAAAAGATTTTGTAATCAAGACGGAGAAACAGTTTTACAGCGAAAAATCAAAGCGTTTTCTGCCTGACAGGTATGTTGAAGGAACATGCCCGTTTTGCGGATA belongs to bacterium and includes:
- a CDS encoding stage 0 sporulation family protein, producing MAKVLEIEFKGGRKEFFSNPQEFPFITGDLVIVDVDKGEDLGSVVNMGSLVDKRVGDIELRPVNRKPGPKDVVQFEENLDLEEEAFVDCRKRIEEHGLSMKLVDVEYQFDRKKITFYFTADNRVDFRELVRDLAGRYRTRIELRQIGVRDEAKRIGGIGVCGKPLCCSMFLRSFEPVITQCAKDQNLALNPTKLSGACGRLMCCLRYERDFYLEVLQRYPEIGSKIKTPKGTGVLEKIDVINENAVIRYESGEESILCFDDFNEMLEKNKKETIGKKIWNKKKKNKDRINDNVQD